Genomic window (Sediminispirochaeta smaragdinae DSM 11293):
ATATCGTTTCTTATATCGTTACCGACATACACTACCTCTTCTGGACGAATATGATACACAGTTTCAAGTCTTTCCAAGACCGGGCGAAACATATTCGCCGAGGGCTTTGCAACATGATGCTCGTATGAGTAGAAAAGAAGTTCAGAGGCGAATCCGAGATCGGTTTCGTCACTACCGAAGAGCGCCTTGAAAGAGAGCGGGGTATAAAATTGCGCATTAGAGACAAGCCCCATCGGCATAGTACGGCGTGTGAGAATATCAAAAAGATCCAGGGCCCCGGGCATCGGCCATATCTTGTTTGTCGAAAGTTCATAACGGAGGGCCACAATAGAAAATGATGCCTCATCGGCAGTCCCTTTGAGTCTGCCTTCCTCCTTGAGCCTGTCGATTACTCGTTCCCATATACGGCGTATATCTACTTCGGGGACATCGATCCCGGCCAACCTCCGCATATTGTGTTCGCGTAGAATTTCCTCAAGATACAGTTCGAAGACTCTTTCCGGCGTTTTGTCACCGGAAAGCAGAAAAC
Coding sequences:
- a CDS encoding HAD family hydrolase; the encoded protein is MKQVPSYNVFVFRDVLISIIREELSPLEPISTDLRPTLTPMTGIRACLFDIYGTLFISASGDISQASDTDGDKPWRAMAAAEALIKSGFLLSGDKTPERVFELYLEEILREHNMRRLAGIDVPEVDIRRIWERVIDRLKEEGRLKGTADEASFSIVALRYELSTNKIWPMPGALDLFDILTRRTMPMGLVSNAQFYTPLSFKALFGSDETDLGFASELLFYSYEHHVAKPSANMFRPVLERLETVYHIRPEEVVYVGNDIRNDILAASQCGCKTILFAGDKRSLRLRREVPECRTIRPDAVVTQLMQIPLMFDEGAST